The following proteins come from a genomic window of Phnomibacter ginsenosidimutans:
- a CDS encoding YciI family protein — protein sequence MKAIIFSCLCMLLLVQANAQQSNKAEKPKYEMKQYWFVMLTKGKDRDKITDTAVINKLQAGHMANMQVMADMGKLIVAGPFGDDGNWRGIFIFDAASKEEVEKLLQTDPAIKAGRLDYEIHPWWTAKGTTFK from the coding sequence ATGAAAGCCATTATTTTTTCATGCCTGTGCATGCTGCTGTTGGTACAGGCCAATGCCCAGCAATCCAACAAAGCAGAAAAGCCGAAATATGAGATGAAGCAATACTGGTTTGTAATGCTTACAAAAGGCAAAGACCGGGATAAGATTACGGACACTGCTGTCATCAACAAATTGCAGGCAGGGCACATGGCCAATATGCAGGTAATGGCCGACATGGGAAAACTCATTGTGGCCGGGCCTTTTGGCGACGATGGCAACTGGCGGGGCATTTTTATTTTTGATGCCGCCAGCAAAGAAGAAGTAGAAAAATTATTGCAAACAGATCCGGCTATCAAAGCCGGACGGCTTGATTACGAAATTCATCCCTGGTGGACGGCCAAGGGAACGACATTTAAATAA
- a CDS encoding class I SAM-dependent methyltransferase, producing MKDWFSEQAAAYAAYRPAYPLALGKAIAKLQRYRGVAWDCATGNGQLAMQLAEQFALVCASDASAAQIQQAPANHSIHYSVQQAEHTDYPDHYFDVVTVAQAIHWLDIEAFYKEVRRVAKPEGHMVVIGYGLCSINEAVDAWLHEFYYNIIHAFWEPERKILEDKFQTLYFPFREVSFPSLHMEMEWTATQFVQYLSTWTAVQKCIKETQLNPLTAAAEQLWKIWPAAEKRIVRWPLFIKAGAMS from the coding sequence ATGAAAGATTGGTTTTCTGAACAAGCTGCTGCTTATGCAGCTTACAGGCCTGCATACCCGTTAGCGTTGGGAAAAGCCATTGCAAAACTGCAACGGTACAGAGGCGTGGCTTGGGATTGTGCTACAGGTAACGGACAGTTGGCTATGCAACTGGCGGAGCAATTTGCGTTGGTGTGTGCTTCTGATGCCAGTGCTGCGCAAATACAACAGGCGCCAGCCAATCATTCCATACACTACAGTGTGCAGCAAGCTGAGCATACCGACTATCCCGATCATTATTTTGATGTGGTAACGGTGGCGCAAGCTATTCACTGGTTGGATATTGAAGCTTTTTACAAAGAAGTACGCCGGGTAGCCAAACCAGAAGGACACATGGTAGTGATTGGTTATGGTTTGTGTAGCATCAATGAAGCTGTGGATGCATGGTTGCATGAATTTTATTACAACATCATTCATGCTTTTTGGGAGCCAGAAAGAAAAATATTAGAGGACAAATTTCAAACATTGTATTTCCCTTTTCGGGAAGTGTCGTTCCCTTCATTGCATATGGAAATGGAATGGACCGCAACTCAGTTTGTACAATATCTGAGCACCTGGACTGCAGTGCAAAAATGTATCAAAGAAACGCAGCTTAATCCACTCACCGCTGCAGCCGAACAACTATGGAAGATTTGGCCTGCTGCAGAAAAGCGCATTGTTCGCTGGCCATTGTTTATCAAAGCAGGTGCTATGAGTTAA
- a CDS encoding aminotransferase class IV, translating to MANLHPYCIINGSLQPRSTAAIGLDDMALNRGYGVFDFFKVLQGIPLHIEAHLQRLFHSAQRMHLQIDEDAEGWKSLIQQLLDANHVQNAGVKILVTAGYATNGYSIASPNIIITTQALPAKKEADYSKGISVITHEYQREMPDVKSINYTRGIWLLPQIAAAGASDVLYYANDLVSESPRSNVFVVNEAGTLLTPEHNMLKGITRQQVLQLASQHVAVSCTDVTIADLRNAAEVFITSTTKGILSVTTIDGKPVGNGLPGKVTLQLMQALEMHEMQILAAAKSH from the coding sequence ATGGCAAATCTTCATCCTTACTGCATTATCAATGGTAGCCTGCAGCCCCGTAGCACCGCCGCTATCGGGCTCGATGATATGGCGCTAAACAGAGGCTATGGCGTGTTCGATTTTTTCAAAGTGCTACAGGGCATACCCCTGCATATTGAGGCACATTTGCAACGACTGTTTCACTCTGCCCAACGAATGCATTTACAGATAGATGAAGATGCGGAGGGTTGGAAAAGTCTTATTCAGCAATTGCTGGATGCCAACCATGTGCAAAATGCCGGAGTAAAAATATTGGTGACTGCCGGCTATGCGACTAATGGCTACAGCATTGCCAGTCCCAACATCATCATTACCACACAAGCATTGCCTGCAAAAAAAGAAGCAGATTATTCAAAAGGCATTTCGGTCATTACCCATGAATACCAACGGGAAATGCCAGATGTAAAAAGCATCAACTACACCCGTGGCATTTGGTTGCTGCCGCAGATTGCCGCAGCCGGTGCCAGCGATGTATTGTACTACGCCAATGATTTAGTTAGTGAAAGTCCCCGTAGCAATGTGTTTGTTGTAAATGAAGCCGGCACCTTGCTCACCCCAGAGCACAACATGCTAAAAGGCATTACGCGGCAACAAGTATTACAGCTTGCCAGCCAGCATGTTGCTGTTTCATGTACAGATGTAACGATTGCTGATTTACGCAACGCCGCAGAAGTATTTATCACCAGTACTACCAAGGGCATATTGTCTGTTACTACAATTGATGGAAAACCTGTGGGCAATGGCCTTCCGGGCAAAGTAACGCTGCAACTGATGCAAGCATTGGAAATGCATGAAATGCAAATACTGGCAGCTGCGAAGAGTCATTAA